The Flavobacterium sp. 102 genomic interval TAGTAGCTCTTCCTGCTTGTTTAAGCCCAACAGCTGGTATTGCTAACGTTACTTCTTCTACAACAGCTAATTTAACTTGGACCTCAGGAGGTGCAGCTAACGCTGAAGTTGTTATACAGCCTGCTGGAACAGGGGTTCCTGGAACTCCAGACGATACTGGAGTGAATGTAACAGGAAATACTTATCCGGCTACTTTGTTACTACCACAAACCGCTTATGAATTTTATGTGAGAGATGAGTGTACTCTTGGTTCAAGTTTTAGTACTTGGGCAGGACCGTTTACTTTTAATACGACTCTTGCTCCTAGTTGTGCAGGTAATGTTGCACCAATTGATGGAGCCACTAATGTAGTTCCGGGAACAGTTGATTTTACTTGGACAGCTCCAACAACAGGAGATCCTGCTGTATCCTATGATTTATATTATGGTTTAACACCTGGAAATGCAACTATATTAGTTGGTAATTATTTAACACTTACTACACCAATTAACATCACAGGATTTAATACAACTTTCTATTGGAAAATAGTTCCTAAAAATGTTGGAGGTTCAGCTGTAGGATGTGTAGAATGGAGTTTTACCACTATTCCTGCACCGGGATATTGTTTGAATGCACCAAATGGTCAATGGCCGGGTGCTGCTTATACTCCTGAGACTTGTGATGGTTTAACTGATAATGTTATCACTGCAGCAGGTTATGCTGGAGAATACTCAACAGTTAATGTTGTTTTAGGACAGACTTATGTTTTCAATAGTTCAATAGCTACAGATTTAATTACTATTAGTGCTGATGGTGGTACAACTGCTGCAGCTTATGGGACTACACCGGTAACTTGGGTTTCAACCATTGATGGTCAAATTAGATTTTATACACATGCAGATAATAACTGTGTTGCTAATGCCGATAATAGAACTCGTTCAGTTATTTGTGGTATTCCATCGGCAGCATTACCTGATTATGTGAGTTTACAATGGCCTCCAACAGCAACAATTACTCAAGGTGGAAATGTAACTGTTTATGGACAAGTATACGAAGGAGGACTAACAGACGTTGCTCCAAATATTGATGGACAAGCTCCTGGAATCAATGCTTGGGTTGGATATAGTACTACAAATACGAATCCTAACACTTGGACTGATTGGGTTGTTGCTACTCATAATGCTGGTAATATTGGAAACAATGATGAATATCAGGCTACTATTGGTGCTACATTAGCGCCTGGAACCTATTACTATGCTACACGTTTTAATTTAGATAATGGTGCTTATGTTTATGGTGGTATCAATGCTGATGCTCCAAACAATGGAAGCATTTGGGATGGTGCAACTTTCGGGAATGGTGTCTTAACAGTAACACCTCCACCAGCTCCGGCTAATGACGACTGTTTAGGAGCAACTGTATTAGTTGTAGATGATACATTCTGTAATGGTACTAACACCAATGGTACCAATTTAGGAGCAACAGATTCTGGTGTTGCACTTGCAGTTTGTTTCAATTATGGTGAAAATGATGTGTGGTATTCATTTGTTGCGCCTTCTGATGCGGCTACTGTTGATATTTCTACTGACTTTTTAGGAGGAACTTTATATGATACAGATGTAGCACTTTATTCAGGTACTTGTGGTGCTTTAACTGAGATTGATTGTGATAATGATGGTGGAGTTGTAGTACAACCAAATGGATTTTCATGGAACTCATTAATACTAGATTCACCGGTAACTGCCAATTCAACTTATTATGTAAGAGTTTCAGGCTATAGTGATGTAGCGGTTGGTTCTTTCTGTTTAAGAGTTTCGAAAAACCAATTGTTATCTAATGAAAGTTTTGATAGTTCTAATTTTGAACATTATCCAAATCCGGTTAAGAATGTTTTAAATCTTTCTTATAGCCAAGAAATTTCTAGTGTTGAAGTATACAATTTGCTAGGTCAAAAAATGAGCACTAATACAATTGGAGCTAATTTAGGACAAGTAGATATGACAGGTTTAGCAAGTGGTACTTATTTAGTTAAAGTAACTGCAGCAGATAATCAATCAAAAACTATCAGAGTTATCAAAGAATAGTTTTTACATTTAGTTTTATAATTAAAACCACCTAAATTTTAGGTGGTTTTTCTTTTGTATAAGACTTATCTTTGTTACCCGAGACCGTAAGGTCGAACTGAACAAAGTTAAAATTTAGACCATGTATTTCTCAATTATTATTCCAGTTTATAACAGACCAGATGAAATCAAAGAACTATTAGAGAGTTTATTGATTTCTGATTTTAATAAACCCTATGAGATTGTAATTATTGAAGATGGTTCCACAATTCCTTGCAAAGAAGAAATAGAACATTTTAAAAACAGCTTGAATATTTCTTATTACTTCAAAGAAAACAGTGGTCCTGGTGATTCCAGAAACTTCGGGATGAAAAAGGCCAAGGGCGATTATTTCATCATTTTTGATTCGGATTGTATTATTCCTAAACATTATTTATCCGATGTTGAGAAGGAATTAACTGCAAACTATGTCGATTGTTTTGGAGGTTCAGATGCTGCACTAGACTCTTTTTCTTCTGTACAAAAAGCGATTAATTTTGCGATGACCTCTTTTTTAACGACCGGCGGTATTCGCGGTGGTTCTGAAAAATTAAGTAAGTTCCAACCCAGAAGTTTCAATATGGGAATTTCAAAAAAAGCTTTTGAGACTTCAAATGGATTTGGAAATATTCATCCTGGTGAAGATCCTGATTTGTCTATCAGATTATGGAAATTAGGGTATAATACTAGATTGTTCTCTAAAGCATTTGTCTACCACAAACGCAGAATAGATTGGGATAAGTTTTCGATTCAAGTCAATAAATTTGGAAAAGCCAGACCAATATTAGACAGTTGGTATCCCGAATACAGTAAGCTGACTTTTTTATTCCCAACCTTATTTATTGTAGGTTTTTCGATTGCCATTCTTCTTTTTATTTTTGGAATACCTTTTCCAATACTTTGTTATGCATTCTATTACTTGTTGATTTTTATTACGGCTACAATACAAAGTAAAAGTTTAGAAATAGGTTTCCTATCTGTAGTTGCCGTTAACAAACAGTTCTTTGGTTACGGAAGAGGTTTTTTAGAATCTTACATTAAGATTAAAATCCAAAAACAAAATCCCGAAGAAGCATTTCCTGAATTGTTTTTTAAAGTAAAGTCATGACAAAAATAATAGGATTAACAGGCGGAATAGGTAGTGGAAAGACTACAGTGGCCAATTATATCAAGTCGCTGGGTTTTCCTGTTTATATTGCTGATGAAAAAGCTAAAAAGATAATGGAAACCAAAAATGTCATTGAATTGGTTCAAAATGCTTTTGGTAAAGAGGTCATTGCTGACGGTAAGATTAATAGACAGCAATTGGCTCAATTGGTATTTAATAATCCCGACAAACTTCAAAAACTCAATAATATTGTTCATCCTATCGTTAAACAAAATTTTAATAATTGGGTAAAAAAACATAAAAATCAACCTTTCGTATTTAAAGAAGCTGCTATTTTATTTGAAAGCGGTAGTTATAAATATTGTGATAGTATTATTACAGTTACGGCACCTTTAGAGACTCGATTACAACGAGTTATTGATAGAGATAAAACCAATAAAGAACAAGTTTTAGACCGAATGAAAAATCAGTGGTCCGAAGAAAAAAAGATCGAAAAAAGTGATTATATCATCCACAATATTTCAATGGAAGATACTAAAAATCAAGTGGATAATATTCTTAAAATATTAAAAAATCAATAAAATTATTTCGAGATGTTAATGTTTGGTTAATGTATTTATTGTATAAATGTTAAAATGTTAAATTTGTTCAATGAATAAATTGTTTTTCCGAATACTAGTCATTTTAATGAGTTTGTCCTTAATCGGTATAATTCTTGTCCAAGTGTACTGGTTTAATAAGTCATTTGAAAACAATGAAGAGCAGTTTAAATTTCATGTAAAACAAGTGTTAGGGAATGTTGCCGACAAATTGCAAAAGAAAGAGCAATATACCTACTTTGAAAAATACAATAATGTAATTGACAGTACAGGTAAAGCTCCGGATAAAAGTGATTTTTTAGAGTTTGGTTATTATCAAAGAGATTCCAGAACCAACGAAACTATAGTCTATTCTAATAGCATCATCTCCGAAGATTACGGAATTACTTCATCGTTCTTTGATAAAAAAATCGATAGCCTAAGAGAAATTAAAAACTATACTTCTAAGAGAACAACCGAGATTTATAGTGATGACATCGATAATCCATCGATTAAGCAAACGCAAACTCCCGACATTAAAATTCGAAAAGAGGGTAGAACTGATTTGTTAGATAATGCCCAATTTGAATTATTTTATAAAGACATTGCAGCGTTGAGACCAATACAAGAAAGGGTTTCTAATGAAATGATGCAAAAGTTATTGTCAGAAGAGTTAAACCAATATGGGGTAAAAACCCCTTTTGAGTATAATGTTTACAGCAATGGTTTAGCTACAAAAATAAAATCAGATCGGTTCCGATACGAAAAAACGTCAACCTATTCTATTCCGATTTTTATTGATAATGACGGTAACAACAAATACCAATTGTTAATCACTTTTCCTCAGAAAAAGAAATTCTTGTTTTCTGAATTAATTGGGATTTCAATTTTATCAATAGTCTTCACCTTGATTATAATTATTGCTTATTCAAGTGCGCTGAATCAATTAATTAAACAACGTCAGATTTCTGAAATCAAAACCGATTTCATTAACAACATGACGCACGAATTCAAAACACCGATTGCCACCATCAATTTGGCTTTAGATGCTATCAAAAATCCAAAAGTGATTGATGATAAAGAGAAGATATACCGCTATCTTCAAATGATAAGAGATGAAAACAAACGAATGCACGCCCAAGTAGAGAATGTGTTGCGCATTTCTAAATTGGAGAAAAGAGAATTAGAAATTAATAAGGAATCAAATGATATCCACGGCATAATTGAAGATGCGATTGACCATGTAAATCTAATTATTGATGATCGTGGCGGAACAATAACAACGCATTTTGAAGCAACCAGAACAACCGTTTTGCTAAACGATGTTCATTTTACGAATGTATTTGTTAATATCTTAGATAACGCGATAAAATATTCTCCGGAAAATCCCGTTATAGATATATATACCGAAAACGTAAAAGAGTTTGTAATTGTCAAAATAAAAGACCAAGGAGCCGGAATGACCAAAGCGGCTCAAAAAAGAATATTTGAAAAATTTTATCGCGAACACACTGGTGATTTGCACAATGTTAAAGGTCACGGATTAGGATTGGCCTATGTAAAACGAATATTAGACGATCACAATTGTCAAATTTTTGTAGAAAGTGAAAAAGGAAAAGGAAGCACATTTATAATTAAAGTCCCACTCATAAATTAAAAAAAAATACTATGGAAGCAAATAAAAAAATACTTCTAGTCGAAGATGATCAGAACTTCGGTATCGTTCTAAGAGAATACCTAACATTAAACGATTTTGATGTTACGCTAGCCAAAAATGGTATGGAAGGTTTCGAGAAATTCAAAAAAGACAATTACGATTTGTGTATTTTGGATGTCATGATGCCATACAAAGATGGTTATACTTTGGCTAAAGAAATCAGAGAAAAAAACAAAGATGTACCGTTAATCTTCTTAACTGCAAAGTCAATGAAAGAAGACGTGATGAAAGGATACAAAGTTGGTGCAGATGATTATCTGAACAAACCTTTCGACTCTGATGTGTTGCTGATGAAAATCAAAGCCATTATCCAAAGAAAATCGGCTGAAACTAAGAATGAACCGGCTAAATTTGAATTCCAAATTGGTAATTTCCTCCTCAATTCAAAACTACGTTATTTAAAATTAGGTAATGATGAACCAATCAAATTGTCTCCAAAAGAGTCTGATTTGTTGAAAATGATGGCCATTTACGAAAACGATTTGATGCCAAGAGAGTTAGCCTTAACCAAAATTTGGAGAGAAGACAACTACTTCACTTCAAGAAGTATGGACGTTTACATCGCCAAATTGCGCAAGTACTTGAAAGAAGATCCAAACGTTGAAATCCTAAACATTCACGGTGAAGGTTTCAGACTGGTTGTAAAAAAATAATTCTAATCCTCGTCATTTTGGCGGGGATTTTTTTAGGAGCTATTTCCGGCTTTTCACTATATCTTTTGTAGTTGTCAGGTTTATAAAACCTTACAACTACAAAAGGATGCCGTTACAATCCGGGCTAAGGCAAACTGCTAACTACAATGCAATTGCAATGCGAAACAAGTTTTTTCCTCACGCTCAATGGCAAAAATGGTATTCTCTTCGGAGGTTTTTTGTTTGATTTCAACGGTATCGTTTAGCGAAACCTCTTTCAGATAATTCATTTCGAAACTATCAATTTTTTGATTGTGAATAATAGCCAAATCTAGACAATCCAAACACCATTCTAAATACTTAACGCTGTTGGCATGATTGACAATATCCAAATCAGAAAGCTTTACCTGATGCGTTCCTACGATTTGCATTTCGTGTTGAAAATCAATTTTGCTAAAAGGATGTAAAGTCGCTCTGTCCGCAAACTTTTCAAAATGTTCGTGTGGTAATGCCAAATTTTCAGGACGCCGCGTTTGAGTATTAAAAACGGCCCAAAAAGTTTCGCAACCAATGATTTTCTCATCGCCAATATACATTTCCATACAGCGAATCGAACGGGAATTTTCTAAAGAATTAATCCAGGTTTTAACCGTTACAACTTCTTTCCATTTTGGCAAACGACTGATTTCAACACGCATCCTACTCAAAACCCAAGCTTGATGATTGACTTGCATATCGCTGAAACTAATTCCGCCTAATTCCGCATGCAAAGCGGCTGTAAGCTGCAATATGTTGCACAAATCAGTATATTTCAAATAGCCATTAGGATAACATTGGAGAAAAGTGATTTCCCAATCCTGTTCAAGTCTAGAAGTAAAGTTTGGTGCTATTGGCATGCAATTTATTGTTAGGAGTTAGAAGTTTGGAGTTGGCGTTCTATGTGCTCAATAATCTTCTTTTTGTCCGTTTGATAATCAAACCACGTTGTGTTTTCTGTTCGTTTGAACCATGTCAATTGGCGTTTGGCAAAACGACGGGTATTTTTCTTGATTTCTTCTATGGCAAATTCTAAACCAATCTTTCCGTCAAAATAATCAAATAATTCACGATAGCCAACAGTTTGTAAAGCATTCAAATCTTTGTTCGGGTATAATTCTTTGGCTTCCACCAAAAGTCCTTCGCTAATCATCATGTCAACACGTTGGTTGATTCGGTCATACATAATTGCTCTGTCTGCTTCCAAACCAATGACAATAGGAGTGAAGTGACGTGAATTTTTCTTTTGTCCAATAAAACTTGAATACGGTTTTCCGGTTCCAATACAAACTTCTACAAACCGCTTCATGCGTTGCGGATTTTGTAACGTTTGCGGATTTTCAGCTGTCAATTTTTCGAAATAATAAACATCGAGTTCTTTTAAATTTTGCTGTAGATAATCTATCCCAAATGTTTCAAAATCAGTGTTAATTTGTATGCGTATAGCATCATCAATATCCGGAAAATCATCAAAGCCTTTTAATACCGCATCAACATACAAACCGGAACCGCCAACCATAATTTGGACACTTTTTTTTTGAAATAATTCATCTAGTTTAGCAATAGCTTCTTGCTCAAAATCACCCACAGAATACGAATCAAAAATCGATTTGTTTTGGATAAAATGATGTGTAGCGGAATTCAATTCTTCTTCGCTCGGAACGGCGGTGCCAATTTTCATTTCCTTAAAAAATTGTCGGCTGTCACAGGAAATAATATCGCAGCCAAAATGTTTAGCCAAAGCAATGCTCAAGG includes:
- a CDS encoding T9SS type A sorting domain-containing protein, which gives rise to MKKITFLLLSLVSFTALAQFPAPYCGPLTFTNNVEPITLVNFAGINNTSSALVGANNGTTIIAHEDYTAITGNVFSGSTYPITLKGNTDGNYTTYLRVFIDWNQNNDFTDAGESYDIGTIVNSTGADAVELVGSITAPGNALAGNTRMRVIKKFAGYSDSCNTVNTGWGQSEDYTLVVALPACLSPTAGIANVTSSTTANLTWTSGGAANAEVVIQPAGTGVPGTPDDTGVNVTGNTYPATLLLPQTAYEFYVRDECTLGSSFSTWAGPFTFNTTLAPSCAGNVAPIDGATNVVPGTVDFTWTAPTTGDPAVSYDLYYGLTPGNATILVGNYLTLTTPINITGFNTTFYWKIVPKNVGGSAVGCVEWSFTTIPAPGYCLNAPNGQWPGAAYTPETCDGLTDNVITAAGYAGEYSTVNVVLGQTYVFNSSIATDLITISADGGTTAAAYGTTPVTWVSTIDGQIRFYTHADNNCVANADNRTRSVICGIPSAALPDYVSLQWPPTATITQGGNVTVYGQVYEGGLTDVAPNIDGQAPGINAWVGYSTTNTNPNTWTDWVVATHNAGNIGNNDEYQATIGATLAPGTYYYATRFNLDNGAYVYGGINADAPNNGSIWDGATFGNGVLTVTPPPAPANDDCLGATVLVVDDTFCNGTNTNGTNLGATDSGVALAVCFNYGENDVWYSFVAPSDAATVDISTDFLGGTLYDTDVALYSGTCGALTEIDCDNDGGVVVQPNGFSWNSLILDSPVTANSTYYVRVSGYSDVAVGSFCLRVSKNQLLSNESFDSSNFEHYPNPVKNVLNLSYSQEISSVEVYNLLGQKMSTNTIGANLGQVDMTGLASGTYLVKVTAADNQSKTIRVIKE
- a CDS encoding glycosyltransferase family 2 protein — its product is MYFSIIIPVYNRPDEIKELLESLLISDFNKPYEIVIIEDGSTIPCKEEIEHFKNSLNISYYFKENSGPGDSRNFGMKKAKGDYFIIFDSDCIIPKHYLSDVEKELTANYVDCFGGSDAALDSFSSVQKAINFAMTSFLTTGGIRGGSEKLSKFQPRSFNMGISKKAFETSNGFGNIHPGEDPDLSIRLWKLGYNTRLFSKAFVYHKRRIDWDKFSIQVNKFGKARPILDSWYPEYSKLTFLFPTLFIVGFSIAILLFIFGIPFPILCYAFYYLLIFITATIQSKSLEIGFLSVVAVNKQFFGYGRGFLESYIKIKIQKQNPEEAFPELFFKVKS
- the coaE gene encoding dephospho-CoA kinase (Dephospho-CoA kinase (CoaE) performs the final step in coenzyme A biosynthesis.), yielding MTKIIGLTGGIGSGKTTVANYIKSLGFPVYIADEKAKKIMETKNVIELVQNAFGKEVIADGKINRQQLAQLVFNNPDKLQKLNNIVHPIVKQNFNNWVKKHKNQPFVFKEAAILFESGSYKYCDSIITVTAPLETRLQRVIDRDKTNKEQVLDRMKNQWSEEKKIEKSDYIIHNISMEDTKNQVDNILKILKNQ
- a CDS encoding sensor histidine kinase KdpD, producing the protein MNKLFFRILVILMSLSLIGIILVQVYWFNKSFENNEEQFKFHVKQVLGNVADKLQKKEQYTYFEKYNNVIDSTGKAPDKSDFLEFGYYQRDSRTNETIVYSNSIISEDYGITSSFFDKKIDSLREIKNYTSKRTTEIYSDDIDNPSIKQTQTPDIKIRKEGRTDLLDNAQFELFYKDIAALRPIQERVSNEMMQKLLSEELNQYGVKTPFEYNVYSNGLATKIKSDRFRYEKTSTYSIPIFIDNDGNNKYQLLITFPQKKKFLFSELIGISILSIVFTLIIIIAYSSALNQLIKQRQISEIKTDFINNMTHEFKTPIATINLALDAIKNPKVIDDKEKIYRYLQMIRDENKRMHAQVENVLRISKLEKRELEINKESNDIHGIIEDAIDHVNLIIDDRGGTITTHFEATRTTVLLNDVHFTNVFVNILDNAIKYSPENPVIDIYTENVKEFVIVKIKDQGAGMTKAAQKRIFEKFYREHTGDLHNVKGHGLGLAYVKRILDDHNCQIFVESEKGKGSTFIIKVPLIN
- a CDS encoding response regulator transcription factor is translated as MEANKKILLVEDDQNFGIVLREYLTLNDFDVTLAKNGMEGFEKFKKDNYDLCILDVMMPYKDGYTLAKEIREKNKDVPLIFLTAKSMKEDVMKGYKVGADDYLNKPFDSDVLLMKIKAIIQRKSAETKNEPAKFEFQIGNFLLNSKLRYLKLGNDEPIKLSPKESDLLKMMAIYENDLMPRELALTKIWREDNYFTSRSMDVYIAKLRKYLKEDPNVEILNIHGEGFRLVVKK
- a CDS encoding acyl-[acyl-carrier-protein] thioesterase, producing MPIAPNFTSRLEQDWEITFLQCYPNGYLKYTDLCNILQLTAALHAELGGISFSDMQVNHQAWVLSRMRVEISRLPKWKEVVTVKTWINSLENSRSIRCMEMYIGDEKIIGCETFWAVFNTQTRRPENLALPHEHFEKFADRATLHPFSKIDFQHEMQIVGTHQVKLSDLDIVNHANSVKYLEWCLDCLDLAIIHNQKIDSFEMNYLKEVSLNDTVEIKQKTSEENTIFAIEREEKTCFALQLHCS
- the miaA gene encoding tRNA (adenosine(37)-N6)-dimethylallyltransferase MiaA; amino-acid sequence: MTNYLITIIGPTAIGKTSLSIALAKHFGCDIISCDSRQFFKEMKIGTAVPSEEELNSATHHFIQNKSIFDSYSVGDFEQEAIAKLDELFQKKSVQIMVGGSGLYVDAVLKGFDDFPDIDDAIRIQINTDFETFGIDYLQQNLKELDVYYFEKLTAENPQTLQNPQRMKRFVEVCIGTGKPYSSFIGQKKNSRHFTPIVIGLEADRAIMYDRINQRVDMMISEGLLVEAKELYPNKDLNALQTVGYRELFDYFDGKIGLEFAIEEIKKNTRRFAKRQLTWFKRTENTTWFDYQTDKKKIIEHIERQLQTSNS